In a single window of the Streptomyces sp. NBC_00353 genome:
- the helR gene encoding RNA polymerase recycling motor ATPase HelR yields MHPLTTSVFDLPDHLSPKADPTLIAGDEQHFAALAKSLEQAITELSDRLAAERRAPGGVGRQAMDRDMEIHRLTTRLRALRRFGLDLCLGHMVSADSAEPVYVGRLGLTDSAGRRLLLDWRSPAAEPFFGATHANPMGLVSRRRYRWTRGRIGDYWDEVFTSDGFVGHAALDDQSAFIASLGSNRSARMRDVLGTIQADQDAIIRAGSRGALVVDGGPGTGKTVVALHRSAYLLHSDPRLGHRRGGVLFVGPHRPYLAYVADVLPSLGEEGVQTCTLRDLVAEGAAAAIEADPDVAALKSSANLVKAIETTVRFYEEPPTKGMTVTTHWSDIRLSADDWAVAFEAAEPGTPHNEARDQVWEELLTILVDKHDGDVSADLLRKSLRQNRELLTTFDRAWPLLEAADLVGDLWSVPAYLRMCAPWLGPDDVQKLQRGDAQAWTVSDLPLLDAARQRLGDPEASRRKRRHDASVAAERARRTDVIDGLLQNILIDESEGAVGMLRGQDLQDALVDETALPTVEPDLLAGPFAHIVVDEAQELTDAEWQMLLARCPSRSFTIVGDRAQARHGFTESWQERLERIGIDRINLASLSINYRTPEEVMAEAEPVIRAVLPDANVPASIRSSGVPVVHGSVSDLTSVLDTWLAAHADGIACVIGDPTFRTTSRVRSLTPELSKGLEFDLVVLIDPEEFGKGIEGAVDRYVAMTRATQQLVILTSS; encoded by the coding sequence GTGCACCCGCTGACCACCAGCGTGTTCGACCTTCCCGACCACCTTTCCCCCAAGGCCGACCCGACGCTGATCGCCGGTGACGAGCAGCACTTCGCGGCCCTCGCAAAGAGCCTTGAGCAGGCGATCACCGAACTGTCCGACCGCCTCGCCGCCGAGCGCAGAGCGCCCGGCGGCGTGGGCCGGCAGGCGATGGACCGGGACATGGAGATCCACCGGCTGACCACGCGCCTGCGCGCACTGCGTCGCTTCGGTCTGGACCTGTGCCTCGGACACATGGTCAGCGCGGACAGCGCCGAGCCGGTGTACGTCGGACGACTCGGTCTTACGGACAGCGCGGGTCGCCGACTGCTGCTCGACTGGCGCTCCCCCGCGGCTGAGCCGTTCTTCGGAGCCACCCACGCCAACCCGATGGGTCTGGTGAGCCGCCGCAGGTATCGCTGGACCCGAGGCCGGATCGGCGACTACTGGGACGAGGTCTTCACCTCGGACGGGTTCGTCGGGCACGCCGCGCTCGACGACCAGTCCGCCTTCATCGCCAGTCTGGGCAGCAACAGGTCGGCTCGGATGCGAGACGTGCTCGGCACCATCCAGGCCGACCAGGACGCCATCATCCGCGCGGGATCCCGCGGCGCTCTCGTGGTCGACGGCGGCCCGGGTACGGGGAAGACCGTCGTCGCTCTGCACCGCTCCGCCTACCTCCTCCACTCCGACCCTCGCCTCGGTCACCGTCGGGGCGGTGTGCTGTTCGTCGGTCCGCACCGGCCCTACCTGGCCTACGTCGCCGACGTCCTCCCCAGCCTCGGAGAGGAGGGCGTGCAGACCTGCACCCTGCGGGACCTCGTCGCCGAGGGAGCCGCAGCAGCCATCGAGGCCGACCCGGACGTGGCCGCCCTGAAGTCGTCCGCGAACCTGGTGAAAGCGATCGAGACGACCGTCAGGTTCTACGAGGAACCGCCCACCAAGGGGATGACGGTCACGACCCACTGGTCCGACATCCGGCTGAGCGCCGACGACTGGGCCGTGGCGTTCGAAGCGGCAGAACCCGGTACTCCGCACAACGAGGCCCGCGATCAGGTCTGGGAGGAGCTGCTCACGATCCTGGTGGACAAGCACGACGGCGACGTATCGGCCGACCTGCTCCGCAAGTCGCTGCGGCAGAACAGGGAACTGCTCACGACCTTCGACCGCGCGTGGCCGCTGCTGGAAGCGGCTGACCTCGTGGGAGACCTGTGGTCGGTACCCGCCTATCTCCGGATGTGCGCTCCCTGGCTCGGCCCCGACGACGTTCAGAAGCTGCAGCGAGGCGACGCCCAGGCCTGGACGGTGTCCGACCTGCCGCTCCTGGACGCCGCACGGCAGCGGCTCGGCGACCCGGAGGCCTCGCGACGCAAGCGTCGGCACGACGCCTCTGTCGCCGCCGAACGCGCGCGCAGGACCGACGTCATCGACGGCCTGCTGCAGAACATCCTGATCGACGAGAGCGAAGGCGCGGTGGGGATGCTGCGCGGACAGGACCTGCAGGACGCCCTGGTCGACGAGACCGCACTGCCCACCGTCGAACCGGACCTGCTCGCCGGCCCGTTCGCGCACATCGTCGTGGACGAGGCTCAGGAACTGACCGACGCCGAGTGGCAGATGCTGCTGGCCCGGTGCCCGTCCCGGAGCTTCACCATCGTCGGGGACCGTGCCCAGGCCAGGCACGGGTTCACGGAGTCGTGGCAGGAACGGCTCGAGCGGATCGGGATCGACCGGATCAACCTGGCCTCCCTGAGCATCAACTACCGGACGCCGGAAGAAGTCATGGCGGAAGCCGAGCCGGTCATCCGGGCCGTACTCCCGGACGCCAACGTGCCGGCCTCCATCCGCAGCAGCGGCGTCCCCGTCGTACACGGATCTGTTTCGGATCTGACCTCGGTCCTCGACACCTGGCTCGCCGCACACGCCGACGGGATCGCCTGCGTCATCGGCGATCCCACGTTCCGGACGACGTCCCGCGTCCGGTCGCTGACTCCGGAGCTGTCGAAGGGGCTCGAGTTCGACCTGGTCGTCCTCATCGACCCGGAGGAGTTCGGCAAGGGCATCGAAGGAGCGGTCGACCGCTATGTCGCCATGACCCGGGCCACCCAGCAACTCGTCATCCTCACGAGCTCCTGA
- a CDS encoding pyridoxamine 5'-phosphate oxidase family protein → MGKTYARIDGRLRTFIEEQHIFFTATAPLGGDGTVNLSPKGVSGSFVVLDERTVAYLDFAGSNAETVAHLRENGRITLMWCAFQGPPNIVRVHGRGEPVFRDDPRFPGLLGRFPVDPAPHGLRAIIVVTAELIRDTCGFAVPYMSYEEDRPLHAQRFAREDDTSLSEYFGKKEHIATSIDGLPGLPLPLPVMPTAD, encoded by the coding sequence ATGGGAAAGACGTACGCACGTATCGACGGACGGCTCAGGACCTTCATCGAGGAGCAGCACATCTTCTTCACCGCGACCGCCCCACTGGGCGGTGACGGCACGGTCAATCTCTCCCCGAAAGGTGTCAGCGGCTCCTTCGTGGTCCTCGACGAGCGGACCGTCGCCTATCTGGACTTCGCCGGGAGCAACGCGGAGACCGTGGCCCATCTCCGTGAGAACGGTCGCATCACCCTGATGTGGTGTGCCTTCCAGGGGCCGCCGAACATCGTGCGGGTGCACGGCCGCGGCGAGCCGGTCTTCCGTGACGATCCGCGGTTCCCGGGGCTGCTCGGCCGTTTTCCCGTCGACCCGGCCCCGCACGGGCTGCGCGCGATCATCGTGGTGACGGCCGAGCTGATCCGGGACACCTGCGGATTCGCGGTGCCGTACATGTCCTACGAGGAGGACCGGCCGCTGCACGCCCAGCGCTTCGCGCGCGAGGACGACACCTCGCTCAGCGAGTACTTCGGCAAGAAGGAACACATCGCGACGAGCATCGACGGGCTGCCCGGACTGCCGCTCCCGCTGCCCGTGATGCCCACGGCGGACTGA
- the argB gene encoding acetylglutamate kinase — MSAARKHTALPKAEILIEALPWLTRHNGKTVVIKFGGNAMIDEELKAAFAQDVVFLRQAGLKPVVVHGGGPQISAQLDKQGLVSEFKAGLRVTTPEAMDVVRMVLAGQVQRELVGLLNQHGPLAVGMTGEDAHTITATRHRPTIDGELVDIGRVGEITAIDTGAIQALLDDGRIPVVSSIARSADDNHVYNVNADTAAAALAAALNAETLMVLTDVEGLYEDWPNSDDVISRLTATELEKLLPELSSGMVPKMQGCLYAVRNGVETARVIDGRVQHSILLEIFTDEGIGTMVVPDAADVPDAQGEA, encoded by the coding sequence ATGAGTGCGGCGCGGAAACACACCGCACTCCCGAAGGCGGAGATCCTCATCGAGGCCCTGCCCTGGCTGACCCGGCACAACGGCAAGACCGTCGTCATCAAGTTCGGCGGCAACGCCATGATCGACGAGGAGCTGAAGGCGGCCTTCGCCCAGGACGTCGTCTTCCTGCGGCAGGCCGGCCTCAAGCCCGTTGTCGTGCACGGCGGTGGCCCGCAGATCAGTGCCCAGCTCGACAAGCAGGGCCTGGTCAGCGAGTTCAAGGCCGGGCTGCGCGTCACCACGCCCGAGGCCATGGACGTCGTACGGATGGTGCTGGCCGGACAGGTCCAGCGCGAGCTCGTCGGCCTGCTCAACCAGCACGGCCCGCTCGCCGTCGGCATGACCGGCGAGGACGCCCACACCATCACCGCCACCCGGCACCGCCCCACCATCGACGGTGAACTCGTCGACATCGGCCGGGTCGGCGAGATCACCGCGATCGACACCGGGGCCATCCAGGCGCTGCTCGACGACGGCCGGATCCCGGTCGTCTCCTCCATCGCGCGCTCCGCCGACGACAACCACGTCTACAACGTCAACGCCGACACCGCGGCCGCCGCACTCGCCGCCGCGCTGAACGCCGAGACGCTGATGGTCCTCACCGACGTCGAGGGCCTCTACGAGGACTGGCCCAACAGCGACGACGTGATCAGCAGGCTCACCGCGACCGAGCTGGAGAAGCTGCTGCCGGAGCTGTCCAGCGGCATGGTCCCGAAGATGCAGGGCTGCCTGTACGCCGTACGCAACGGCGTCGAGACCGCCCGTGTCATCGACGGCCGGGTCCAGCACTCGATCCTGCTGGAAATCTTCACCGACGAAGGCATCGGCACGATGGTCGTGCCCGACGCGGCCGACGTACCCGACGCACAGGGGGAAGCATGA
- a CDS encoding arginine repressor has product MTEAQESEFGGPSVPQTRTARHRRIVDILNRLPVRSQSQLAKLLADDGLSVTQATLSRDLDELGAVKIRNTGGELIYAVPSEGGFRTPQAPLGESAKEERMRRLSSELLISAEASANLVVLRTPPGAAQFLASAIDQAELHDVLGTIAGDDTLMLISRDPAGGQALADHMLRLAQNGR; this is encoded by the coding sequence ATGACCGAGGCGCAGGAATCCGAGTTCGGCGGGCCGTCCGTGCCGCAGACCCGCACGGCACGCCACCGCCGGATCGTGGACATCCTGAACCGGCTGCCGGTGCGCTCGCAGAGCCAGCTGGCGAAGCTCCTGGCCGACGACGGACTGAGCGTCACCCAGGCGACGCTCTCCCGCGATCTGGACGAACTGGGCGCGGTGAAGATCCGTAACACCGGCGGCGAGCTGATCTACGCCGTGCCGAGCGAGGGCGGCTTCCGCACCCCGCAGGCACCCCTCGGCGAGTCCGCCAAGGAGGAGCGGATGCGGCGCCTCTCCTCCGAACTGCTCATCTCGGCGGAGGCCTCGGCCAACCTCGTGGTGCTGCGTACGCCTCCGGGCGCGGCCCAGTTCCTGGCCTCGGCCATCGACCAGGCGGAGCTGCACGACGTCCTCGGTACCATCGCGGGCGACGACACGCTGATGCTGATCAGCCGCGACCCGGCGGGTGGTCAGGCGCTCGCCGACCACATGCTGCGGCTGGCGCAGAACGGTCGCTGA
- a CDS encoding aldo/keto reductase, protein MPFARLASATTPTAHIGLGLAAVGRPAYINLHRDRDLPGTRSVEALREHTHELLDAAYAQGVRYFDAARSYGRAEEFLGDWLTTRPDVRDVVIGSKWGYTYTADWSVDVEAHEVKDHSLTTFERQRAETEALLGDRLDLYQIHSVTADSPALTDKELHERLAALAADGVTVGLSTSGPGQADAIRAALAVTVDGEPLFRTVQATYNALETSAGQALAEAHDAGLTVIVKEAMANGRLAGTDAPAVVQEIAAEAGLGSDAVALALILHQPWAGVVLSGAATVTQLLSNLHAPVLDLDEQRRDRLDALVEEPEAYWRHRAGLPWS, encoded by the coding sequence ATGCCCTTCGCCCGCCTGGCCTCAGCGACGACCCCGACCGCCCATATCGGGCTCGGCCTGGCCGCGGTCGGCAGGCCCGCCTACATCAATCTCCACCGCGACCGGGACCTGCCCGGGACCCGCAGCGTCGAGGCATTGCGCGAGCACACTCATGAGCTTCTCGACGCCGCCTATGCGCAGGGCGTCCGCTACTTCGACGCCGCCCGCTCCTACGGCCGCGCCGAGGAGTTCCTCGGCGACTGGCTGACCACCCGCCCGGATGTGCGCGACGTCGTCATCGGCAGCAAATGGGGCTACACCTACACCGCCGACTGGAGCGTCGACGTCGAGGCGCACGAGGTCAAGGACCACAGCCTCACCACCTTCGAACGCCAGCGTGCCGAGACCGAGGCGCTGTTGGGCGACCGGCTCGACCTCTACCAGATCCACTCCGTGACAGCCGACAGTCCGGCCCTCACCGACAAGGAACTGCACGAGCGGCTCGCCGCCCTCGCCGCAGACGGGGTCACCGTCGGCCTGTCCACCAGCGGTCCCGGCCAGGCGGACGCCATCCGCGCCGCCCTCGCCGTCACCGTCGACGGCGAGCCCCTCTTCCGTACCGTCCAGGCCACCTACAACGCCCTGGAGACGTCGGCCGGACAGGCGCTCGCCGAGGCGCACGACGCCGGGCTGACCGTGATCGTCAAGGAAGCGATGGCCAACGGCCGGCTCGCCGGAACGGACGCTCCCGCGGTCGTCCAGGAGATCGCTGCCGAGGCGGGCCTCGGCAGCGACGCGGTCGCGCTCGCGCTCATCCTGCACCAGCCGTGGGCGGGCGTCGTCCTCTCCGGCGCGGCGACCGTCACCCAGCTCCTCAGCAACCTCCACGCCCCCGTCCTCGACCTCGACGAGCAGCGGCGGGACCGGCTGGACGCGCTGGTGGAGGAGCCCGAGGCGTACTGGCGCCACCGCGCCGGCCTGCCCTGGAGCTGA
- a CDS encoding argininosuccinate synthase has product MTERVVLAYSGGLDTSVAIGWIAEETGAEVIAVAVDVGQGGEDLDVIRKRALACGAVEAEVADAKDEFAEEYCLPAIKANALYMDRYPLVSALSRPTIVKHLVAAANKHNAGIVAHGCTGKGNDQVRFEAGISALGPDLKCIAPVRDYAMTRDKAIAFCEEKNLPIATTKKSPYSIDQNVFGRAVETGFLEDIWNAPIEDIYEYTENPATPREADEVVISFKEGVPVAIDGKPVTVLQAIQRLNERAGAQGIGRIDMVEDRLVGIKSREVYEAPGAIALITAHQELENVTVERELARYKRQVEQRWGEMVYDGLWFSPLKRALDGFINEANQHVTGDIRMTLHAGRAVVTGRKSSESLYDFNLATYDSGDTFDQSKAQGFIEIFGLSSKIAAKRDLA; this is encoded by the coding sequence GTGACCGAGCGCGTCGTACTCGCCTACTCGGGCGGCCTGGACACCTCCGTCGCCATCGGCTGGATCGCCGAGGAGACGGGCGCCGAGGTCATCGCCGTTGCCGTGGATGTCGGCCAGGGCGGCGAGGACCTGGACGTCATTCGTAAGCGCGCGCTCGCCTGCGGTGCCGTCGAGGCCGAGGTCGCGGACGCCAAGGACGAGTTCGCCGAGGAGTACTGTCTCCCGGCGATCAAGGCCAACGCCCTCTACATGGACCGCTACCCGCTGGTGTCGGCCCTCTCCCGGCCGACCATCGTCAAGCACCTCGTCGCCGCCGCCAACAAGCACAACGCCGGCATCGTCGCCCACGGCTGCACCGGCAAGGGCAACGACCAGGTCCGCTTCGAAGCCGGCATCTCCGCGCTCGGCCCCGACCTGAAGTGCATCGCCCCGGTCCGTGACTACGCGATGACCCGGGACAAGGCGATCGCCTTCTGCGAGGAGAAGAACCTCCCGATCGCGACCACCAAGAAGTCCCCGTACTCGATCGACCAGAACGTCTTCGGGCGCGCCGTCGAGACGGGCTTCCTGGAGGACATCTGGAACGCCCCGATCGAGGACATCTACGAGTACACCGAGAACCCGGCCACCCCGCGCGAGGCCGACGAGGTCGTCATCTCCTTCAAGGAGGGCGTCCCGGTCGCCATCGACGGCAAGCCCGTCACCGTCCTCCAGGCGATCCAGCGGCTCAACGAGCGGGCCGGCGCCCAGGGCATCGGCCGGATCGACATGGTCGAGGACCGGCTCGTCGGCATCAAGTCCCGCGAGGTGTACGAGGCCCCCGGTGCGATCGCACTGATCACCGCCCACCAGGAGCTGGAGAACGTCACCGTCGAGCGCGAGCTGGCCCGCTACAAGCGGCAGGTCGAGCAGCGCTGGGGCGAGATGGTCTACGACGGCCTGTGGTTCTCCCCGCTCAAGCGCGCCCTGGACGGCTTCATCAACGAGGCCAACCAGCACGTCACCGGTGACATCCGGATGACGCTGCACGCCGGCCGCGCCGTCGTCACCGGCCGGAAGTCCAGCGAGTCGCTGTACGACTTCAACCTCGCCACCTACGACTCGGGCGACACGTTCGACCAGTCCAAGGCGCAGGGCTTCATCGAGATCTTCGGCCTTTCGTCGAAGATCGCCGCCAAGCGTGACCTGGCCTGA
- a CDS encoding L,D-transpeptidase family protein — protein sequence MRTSLVTGSVLLALVGSSAAGPADTAPLPERLADTGGGSQLITAEAPGTGSTTGTVSWWDLQSGKWVRAGSAPARFGAKGLTEGDKRVQGTNTTPTGLYDLPYAFGVEAAPAGTRYPYRRAGDRSWWCQDDAARAYNRWVEPLPADCGADEAEHLVAYPEQYARALVIGFNYDRPVRGRGAGIFLHVNGSGATAGCVSVPAPSMDRILAWADPDRRPHIAIGTHSGTTAITRY from the coding sequence ATGCGCACATCTCTGGTGACCGGATCGGTTCTGCTCGCCCTCGTGGGTTCGTCGGCAGCCGGCCCCGCCGATACGGCGCCGCTCCCGGAGCGGCTGGCCGACACGGGCGGCGGCTCGCAGCTGATCACGGCCGAGGCACCCGGCACGGGATCCACCACGGGCACCGTCAGCTGGTGGGACCTGCAGTCGGGGAAGTGGGTACGGGCCGGGTCCGCACCGGCCCGGTTCGGGGCGAAGGGGCTGACCGAGGGGGACAAGCGGGTCCAGGGCACGAACACCACCCCCACCGGTCTGTACGACCTTCCGTACGCCTTCGGCGTCGAAGCGGCCCCGGCCGGGACCCGCTATCCGTACCGCAGGGCGGGCGACCGGTCGTGGTGGTGCCAGGACGACGCGGCGCGCGCCTACAACCGCTGGGTGGAGCCGCTGCCCGCGGACTGCGGGGCCGACGAGGCCGAGCATCTGGTCGCGTACCCGGAGCAGTACGCCCGCGCACTGGTCATCGGGTTCAACTACGACCGGCCGGTGCGCGGGCGGGGTGCGGGGATCTTCCTGCATGTGAACGGGAGCGGTGCGACCGCCGGCTGTGTCTCCGTACCGGCGCCCTCGATGGACCGGATCCTGGCCTGGGCGGACCCGGACCGCCGTCCGCACATCGCGATCGGGACCCACTCGGGCACGACCGCGATCACCCGCTACTGA
- the argH gene encoding argininosuccinate lyase, with the protein MSNGNGNSDVRLWGARFADGPAEALAKLSASVHFDWRLAPYDIAGSRAHARVLNKAGLLTEDELTRMIAGLDQLEADVADGSFTGTIADEDVHTALERGLLERLGPDLGGKLRAGRSRNDQIATLFRMYLRDHARIIGGLIAELQDALVGLAEAHPDVAMPGRTHLQHAQPVLFAHHVLAHVQSLSRDAERLRQWDERTAVSPYGSGALAGSSLGLDPEAVAADLGFEHGSVANSIDGTASRDFVAEFAFITAMIGVNLSRIAEEVIIWNTKEFSFVTLHDAFSTGSSIMPQKKNPDIAELARGKSGRLIGNLTGLMATLKALPLAYNRDLQEDKEPVFDSCDQLEVLLPAFTGMMATLTVNRERMEELAPAGFSLATDIAEWLVKKGVPFRVAHEVAGECVKECEQHGIELDELTDEQFTKISEHLTPEVRTVLDVPGALASRDGRGGTAPSAVAVQLAEVKNDLAAQHAWATARQ; encoded by the coding sequence GTGAGCAATGGCAACGGCAACAGCGACGTACGCCTCTGGGGCGCCCGCTTCGCCGACGGTCCGGCCGAGGCGCTGGCGAAGCTGTCCGCCTCCGTCCACTTCGACTGGCGGCTCGCGCCGTACGACATCGCCGGCTCCCGCGCCCACGCTCGCGTCCTCAACAAGGCGGGCCTGCTCACCGAGGACGAGCTGACCCGCATGATCGCCGGCCTCGACCAGCTCGAAGCCGATGTCGCCGACGGGTCGTTCACCGGCACCATCGCCGACGAGGACGTCCACACCGCGCTGGAGCGTGGACTGCTGGAGCGCCTGGGCCCGGACCTCGGCGGCAAGCTGCGCGCCGGCCGGTCCCGCAACGACCAGATCGCCACGCTCTTCCGGATGTACCTGCGCGACCACGCCCGGATCATCGGCGGTCTGATCGCCGAGCTCCAGGACGCGCTGGTCGGTCTCGCCGAGGCCCACCCGGACGTCGCCATGCCGGGCCGGACGCACCTGCAGCACGCTCAGCCCGTCCTCTTCGCCCACCACGTCCTGGCCCACGTGCAGTCCCTGTCCCGGGATGCCGAGCGCCTGCGGCAGTGGGACGAGCGGACGGCCGTGTCCCCGTACGGCTCCGGCGCGCTGGCCGGCTCCTCGCTCGGTCTCGACCCGGAGGCGGTCGCCGCGGACCTCGGCTTCGAGCACGGTTCCGTCGCCAACTCCATCGACGGCACGGCCTCCCGCGACTTCGTCGCCGAGTTCGCGTTCATCACCGCGATGATCGGCGTCAACCTCTCCCGGATCGCGGAGGAGGTCATCATCTGGAACACGAAGGAGTTCTCCTTCGTCACCCTGCACGACGCCTTCTCCACCGGCTCCTCGATCATGCCGCAGAAGAAGAACCCGGACATCGCCGAGCTGGCCCGCGGCAAGTCCGGGCGCCTCATCGGCAACCTGACGGGGCTGATGGCCACGCTGAAAGCCCTCCCGCTCGCGTACAACCGCGACCTCCAGGAGGACAAGGAGCCGGTCTTCGACTCCTGTGACCAGCTCGAGGTCCTGCTGCCTGCCTTCACCGGCATGATGGCCACGCTGACCGTCAACCGCGAGCGGATGGAGGAGCTGGCCCCGGCGGGCTTCTCGCTCGCCACCGACATCGCCGAGTGGCTGGTCAAGAAGGGCGTCCCGTTCCGCGTCGCGCACGAGGTCGCGGGCGAGTGCGTCAAGGAGTGCGAGCAGCACGGCATCGAGCTCGACGAGCTCACCGACGAGCAGTTCACGAAGATCTCCGAGCACCTCACCCCCGAGGTCCGCACGGTCCTCGACGTGCCGGGCGCCCTCGCCTCGCGTGACGGACGCGGCGGTACGGCCCCGTCGGCCGTCGCCGTACAGCTCGCCGAGGTCAAGAACGACCTGGCGGCACAGCACGCATGGGCCACCGCCCGTCAGTAG
- a CDS encoding acetylornithine transaminase, with translation MTNAELSQRWQGSLMDNYGTPQLSLVRGDGARVWDADGTEYLDFVGGIAVNALGHAHPAVVEAVSTQIASLGHVSNLFIAEPPVALAERLLQLFGRTGRVYFSNSGAEANEAAFKIGRLTGRTHMVATGGGFHGRTMGALALTGQPKKREPFLPLPGDVTHVPYGDADALRAAVTTDTALVIIEPIQGENGVVVPPKGYLEAAREITRATGTLLVLDEVQTGIGRCGQWFEHQAHQGVEPDIVTLAKGLGGGLPIGATVAFGATADLLKPGQHGTTFGGNPIACAAGLAVLDTLAADGALDRVKRLGERIRDGVEALGHPLVSHVRGSGLLLGIVLTEPLAPQVQQAAQGAGLLVNVPAPDVVRLMPPLIIGDAEVDAFLAALPGALEAAHGDGQSGEKRSGE, from the coding sequence ATGACCAACGCCGAGCTTTCGCAGCGCTGGCAGGGCTCGCTCATGGACAACTACGGCACCCCGCAGCTCTCCCTGGTGCGCGGCGACGGCGCCCGTGTGTGGGACGCCGACGGCACCGAGTACCTCGACTTCGTCGGCGGCATCGCGGTGAACGCGCTGGGCCACGCCCACCCCGCGGTCGTCGAGGCCGTCTCCACCCAGATCGCCTCGCTGGGCCATGTCTCCAACCTCTTCATCGCCGAACCTCCCGTCGCGCTCGCCGAACGGCTCCTGCAGCTCTTCGGCCGGACCGGCCGCGTCTACTTCTCCAACTCGGGCGCCGAGGCCAACGAGGCGGCCTTCAAGATCGGCCGGCTCACCGGGCGGACCCATATGGTCGCCACCGGCGGCGGCTTCCACGGCCGGACGATGGGCGCGCTCGCCCTCACCGGCCAGCCGAAGAAGCGGGAGCCCTTCCTTCCGCTGCCCGGTGACGTCACACATGTGCCGTACGGCGATGCCGACGCCCTCCGGGCCGCGGTGACCACCGACACCGCGCTGGTGATCATCGAGCCCATCCAGGGCGAGAACGGCGTGGTCGTCCCGCCCAAGGGCTATCTGGAGGCCGCCCGGGAGATCACCCGGGCCACCGGCACCCTGCTCGTCCTCGACGAGGTGCAGACCGGTATCGGCCGGTGCGGCCAGTGGTTCGAGCACCAGGCCCACCAGGGCGTCGAGCCCGACATCGTCACCCTCGCCAAGGGGCTCGGCGGCGGCCTGCCGATCGGCGCCACCGTCGCCTTCGGCGCGACGGCCGACCTGCTCAAGCCCGGCCAGCACGGCACGACGTTCGGCGGCAACCCGATCGCCTGCGCCGCCGGTCTCGCCGTTCTGGACACGCTCGCCGCCGACGGCGCCCTGGACCGGGTGAAGCGGCTCGGCGAGAGGATCCGGGACGGTGTCGAGGCCCTGGGGCACCCATTGGTCTCCCACGTCCGTGGCTCCGGTCTGTTGCTGGGTATCGTGCTCACCGAGCCCCTTGCGCCGCAGGTGCAACAGGCGGCTCAGGGAGCCGGACTCCTGGTGAACGTGCCCGCCCCCGATGTCGTACGGCTCATGCCGCCGCTGATCATCGGTGACGCAGAGGTGGACGCGTTCCTGGCGGCACTGCCCGGCGCTCTCGAAGCGGCACACGGGGACGGACAATCCGGAGAGAAGCGCTCCGGAGAATGA